A DNA window from Sphingopyxis macrogoltabida contains the following coding sequences:
- the map gene encoding type I methionyl aminopeptidase, giving the protein MVKTPDELALMRISGKLLASVFEMLDGIDLAGRSTMEVNDLVEDFITVDLAARPASKGQYGFKYVLNCSINHVVCHGVPDARAIIRGGDIINLDITLEKNGFIADSSKTYIVGEIPPATRRLVRVAQEAMWQGIAQVRPGAHLGDIGFAIERHAKKHGYSVVRDYCGHGIGREMHEEPSVLNFGRRGTGMKLREGMVFTIEPMINQGTRKVSTEKDGWTVVTNDRKLSAQFEHTVAVTGDGVEVLTLRSGEKAMAA; this is encoded by the coding sequence ATGGTCAAGACGCCCGACGAGCTGGCGCTGATGCGCATATCGGGCAAGCTGCTCGCGTCGGTGTTCGAAATGCTCGACGGGATCGATCTCGCCGGCCGGTCGACAATGGAGGTCAACGACCTTGTCGAGGATTTCATCACCGTCGACCTCGCCGCGCGGCCCGCGAGCAAGGGTCAGTACGGCTTCAAATATGTCCTCAACTGTTCGATCAACCACGTCGTCTGTCACGGCGTGCCCGACGCGCGCGCGATCATCCGCGGCGGCGACATCATCAACCTCGACATCACGCTCGAAAAAAACGGCTTCATCGCCGATTCGAGCAAAACCTATATCGTCGGCGAGATCCCGCCCGCGACGCGCCGGCTGGTCCGCGTCGCACAGGAAGCGATGTGGCAGGGCATCGCGCAGGTGCGCCCCGGCGCGCATCTTGGCGACATCGGCTTCGCCATCGAGCGCCATGCGAAGAAGCACGGCTATTCGGTCGTCCGCGACTATTGCGGGCACGGCATCGGCCGCGAGATGCACGAGGAGCCGTCGGTACTCAACTTCGGGCGGCGGGGCACGGGCATGAAGCTGCGCGAGGGCATGGTCTTCACGATCGAACCGATGATCAACCAGGGCACGCGCAAGGTCTCGACCGAAAAGGACGGCTGGACGGTGGTCACGAACGACCGCAAGCTCTCGGCCCAGTTCGAACATACGGTCGCGGTGACCGGCGACGGTGTCGAGGTGCTGACCCTGCGCAGCGGCGAAAAAGCAATGGCGGCGTAG